One segment of Polyangiaceae bacterium DNA contains the following:
- the brxD gene encoding BREX system ATP-binding protein BrxD encodes MSEPSPLKRREIIDALRIGAVPKRGLELFAVGLDHLEKAIDEELDSAAAGQGKFKAVRGEYGTGKTFFSRWVEHRARQRRFAAALVQISETDTPLYRMETVYRRAVESLQTAEWSDGAFRSLIDRWFYNLEEEVLGGGKVDGHDRSAVAAAVGDLLEQRLRNVSATQPQFAAALRRCHTARVNGEHAIAEGLVAWLMGQPNVGAEIKRAAALKGEVDHFGAAGFFRGLLEVLKQTGRPGLVLVLDEVETIQRVRLDSREKSLNGLRHLVDELQSGAFPGLYLLITGTPQFFDGPQGVRRAEALAQRLHTEFGKEPRFDNPRAPQVRLMPFDMERMKSVGQRIRELYPTDHRDRVDAKVDDAMIETLANAVAGKLGGKVGVAPRIFLKKLVDVMDRVDQHEEFDPRKHYDIVVKAEELTDEERGAAGLAPSVDDIELDVDTKAGRGEI; translated from the coding sequence GTGAGCGAACCCAGTCCCCTCAAACGTCGCGAGATCATCGATGCTCTGCGCATTGGTGCGGTGCCCAAGCGCGGGCTGGAGCTGTTTGCCGTCGGCTTGGACCACTTGGAGAAGGCCATCGACGAAGAGCTCGACTCTGCCGCCGCGGGCCAAGGCAAGTTCAAAGCCGTGCGGGGCGAGTACGGCACGGGCAAGACCTTCTTTTCGCGCTGGGTGGAGCACCGCGCTCGCCAAAGGCGTTTTGCCGCGGCACTGGTGCAGATCTCAGAGACGGACACGCCGCTCTACCGCATGGAGACGGTCTACCGCCGCGCCGTAGAAAGCTTGCAAACCGCGGAATGGAGCGACGGTGCGTTTCGTTCCCTGATTGACCGCTGGTTCTACAATCTCGAAGAAGAAGTCCTCGGCGGCGGGAAAGTCGACGGCCATGACCGGAGCGCCGTGGCTGCTGCGGTCGGCGATCTACTGGAACAGCGCTTGCGCAACGTCAGCGCTACGCAGCCGCAGTTCGCCGCCGCGCTGCGCCGCTGCCACACCGCCCGCGTGAACGGCGAGCACGCCATCGCCGAGGGCCTCGTCGCCTGGCTGATGGGTCAGCCGAACGTGGGTGCGGAGATCAAACGCGCGGCAGCGTTGAAGGGCGAGGTGGATCACTTCGGTGCCGCCGGATTCTTTCGTGGACTGCTGGAAGTACTGAAGCAAACCGGACGCCCTGGTCTGGTGCTGGTGCTCGACGAAGTCGAGACCATTCAGCGCGTTCGCCTCGACAGCCGGGAGAAGAGTCTCAACGGCTTGCGACACCTGGTGGATGAGCTCCAGAGTGGTGCGTTCCCCGGTCTGTACTTGCTGATCACCGGCACCCCGCAGTTCTTCGACGGCCCCCAGGGCGTGCGTCGCGCCGAGGCCCTCGCGCAACGCTTGCACACGGAGTTCGGAAAAGAGCCGCGTTTTGACAATCCTCGGGCCCCTCAGGTGCGCCTGATGCCATTCGACATGGAGCGAATGAAGAGCGTAGGGCAGCGCATTCGCGAACTGTATCCCACGGACCACCGCGATCGAGTGGATGCCAAAGTCGACGACGCCATGATCGAAACTTTGGCCAACGCCGTTGCCGGCAAGCTCGGCGGCAAAGTAGGGGTCGCGCCGCGCATCTTCTTGAAAAAGCTCGTGGACGTGATGGATCGCGTGGACCAACACGAGGAGTTCGACCCGCGCAAGCACTATGACATCGTGGTGAAGGCCGAAGAACTCACCGACGAAGAACGCGGTGCTGCCGGGTTGGCGCCCTCGGTGGACGACATCGAGCTCGACGTGGACACCAAGGCGGGTCGGGGCGAGATCTGA
- the pglZ gene encoding BREX-2 system phosphatase PglZ: MMVTPELSSTEVEQILKEVTAQPRKRYLVAIHGTAKAETTVGEFDVIPVRSELELRERMPVLQRGVGDTPKIAFLVPWSTQIPADIAGRFAKSGRVLPAGSEVRLRALFHAKELDERVTATALARYLLRQSKKPEFDSRHSRLTLETLWSSWLGARWGLPDGELALDALLGWAARDNRGTEFVESMAEPEAVGVRDELLDLVEKRLGAAGVLVWRSWEKSEGKKLLQYALLFEPLRLREEAVARTWQKSELKHAFGVTDGDEALAVAGELGRVSQHALRLYEQAVSEKDAQVLLRSADERVTDDEIRSLLEQSTRLPSAWKLRLSRLGSELQAGASEPTAERVAAAVGALRALESHVSFRDPEQTQTVRRADMAVRLLAWLGARPDQKLDIGPAPHAAVEVLAGWYADEGGFVDRARRLARGESDSALGRGAHAVVHAADQARVELDRRFANALAAWHQAGRPATAVLPIEQAVKRVAVRFLDEHPERRLLVLLMDGMAWAQATEILQALGTWSSVWGPLAWQQHPKHRIGRGIHVPMLAALPTLTEVSRAAFFAGKPPKPGSQGATSEDVARWSNNTDIAPFVQTQSSNELLLRADGHAADGHASNEALARVEDKSRRLVAMVINAIDSSLKGDPQHYAEWRADSIKSLPALLDKARDVGRAVLLVADHGHVPADCFSSSAGAMEKPGGARWRAWSSPSAPINDGEVGFAGSAIAAPKGAHGVVLLADDTQRYGGGAHAGEHGGATLAEVVAPCVLIGAAELEDQLRDPALRATRPYEPEWWHPSQVVVEARVRTSTPVPPPVAATAKKPKPRPQNEAQLAMTGILPPEEAAPAPVAPAAGPSVAAGPDMQSAFALCEMLKARAPSRAQREKVVRAVEFLRERAGVASAQAFAKEMSEFDYRIDGLISGLQEVLNVEGYAVLRFERNTHQVHLDMEKLEQQFEVKL, encoded by the coding sequence ATGATGGTGACCCCTGAACTCAGTTCTACGGAAGTGGAACAAATACTGAAAGAAGTGACTGCGCAACCGCGCAAACGCTACCTGGTCGCCATCCATGGCACAGCGAAAGCAGAAACGACCGTCGGCGAGTTCGACGTGATTCCGGTTCGCAGCGAACTCGAGTTGCGGGAACGCATGCCGGTGTTGCAGCGGGGAGTCGGAGACACGCCGAAGATCGCGTTCTTGGTCCCCTGGTCGACCCAGATCCCGGCGGACATCGCGGGGCGCTTTGCCAAGAGCGGCCGCGTCCTTCCCGCCGGATCCGAGGTGCGGCTACGCGCGCTCTTCCACGCCAAGGAGCTGGACGAACGGGTGACGGCGACAGCACTGGCCCGCTATCTGCTTCGCCAAAGCAAAAAGCCGGAGTTCGATTCCCGGCACAGCAGACTGACATTGGAGACTCTGTGGTCGAGTTGGCTCGGCGCGCGCTGGGGCCTGCCCGACGGGGAGTTGGCTCTGGACGCACTGCTCGGCTGGGCCGCGCGGGACAACCGGGGAACGGAATTCGTCGAGTCGATGGCAGAGCCGGAAGCGGTGGGCGTTCGGGACGAGCTGTTGGACCTGGTTGAAAAACGTCTGGGCGCCGCCGGCGTGCTGGTTTGGCGCAGCTGGGAAAAGTCCGAAGGCAAGAAGCTTTTGCAGTACGCACTGTTGTTCGAGCCCTTGCGGCTTCGTGAGGAAGCGGTGGCACGCACGTGGCAGAAGAGCGAGCTGAAGCACGCGTTTGGCGTCACTGACGGCGATGAAGCGCTTGCGGTAGCCGGCGAACTCGGCCGAGTCAGCCAACACGCGTTGCGCCTGTACGAGCAGGCAGTGAGCGAGAAGGACGCGCAAGTGCTGTTGCGAAGCGCGGATGAACGCGTCACGGATGACGAAATCCGGAGCCTGCTCGAGCAGAGCACGCGGCTTCCGTCTGCGTGGAAGCTGCGTTTGAGCCGCCTCGGCAGCGAACTGCAAGCGGGCGCATCGGAACCCACTGCAGAGCGCGTGGCGGCCGCGGTTGGCGCCCTGCGAGCCCTCGAGAGCCACGTGTCGTTTCGCGATCCTGAGCAAACCCAAACGGTGCGACGGGCTGACATGGCGGTACGGCTGCTCGCGTGGCTGGGAGCCAGGCCCGATCAGAAGCTCGACATCGGTCCCGCGCCCCACGCGGCGGTGGAGGTGCTCGCCGGCTGGTACGCTGACGAGGGCGGATTCGTCGACCGCGCCCGTCGCTTGGCGCGTGGTGAGTCGGATTCGGCGCTGGGGCGCGGTGCGCACGCCGTCGTGCACGCGGCGGACCAAGCGAGAGTGGAGCTCGATCGCCGCTTCGCCAACGCATTGGCTGCGTGGCACCAGGCGGGTCGCCCGGCCACGGCCGTGTTGCCCATCGAGCAAGCCGTCAAGCGCGTCGCGGTCCGTTTCCTCGACGAACACCCGGAGCGGCGCCTCTTGGTGTTGTTGATGGACGGAATGGCGTGGGCGCAGGCCACCGAGATCCTTCAGGCGCTCGGCACATGGTCGAGCGTGTGGGGGCCATTGGCATGGCAACAGCACCCGAAGCATCGCATCGGCCGCGGGATCCATGTGCCGATGCTCGCGGCGCTGCCCACACTGACGGAAGTGAGCCGGGCCGCGTTCTTCGCCGGCAAGCCACCGAAGCCCGGTTCCCAAGGCGCCACATCGGAGGACGTTGCACGCTGGTCGAACAACACGGACATCGCGCCGTTCGTTCAAACTCAGTCCTCGAACGAGCTGCTGCTACGAGCGGACGGGCACGCGGCGGATGGGCACGCCTCGAACGAGGCCCTCGCCCGCGTGGAAGATAAGTCACGCCGTTTGGTCGCCATGGTGATCAACGCGATCGATTCGTCACTGAAGGGCGATCCGCAGCACTACGCAGAATGGCGAGCCGACAGCATCAAGTCTCTGCCCGCGCTCTTGGACAAGGCCCGGGACGTGGGACGCGCGGTGCTGTTGGTGGCGGATCACGGTCACGTGCCCGCGGACTGTTTCTCCAGCAGCGCCGGCGCCATGGAGAAACCAGGAGGCGCGCGTTGGCGTGCGTGGTCGTCACCGAGCGCCCCGATCAACGACGGCGAGGTGGGCTTTGCTGGCTCCGCCATTGCAGCGCCCAAAGGCGCGCATGGCGTTGTGCTTCTGGCCGATGATACGCAGCGATACGGCGGTGGCGCCCACGCGGGGGAACACGGCGGCGCCACGCTGGCAGAAGTCGTGGCGCCCTGCGTGTTGATCGGTGCAGCCGAGCTCGAGGACCAGCTTCGAGATCCCGCCTTGCGGGCCACCCGACCCTACGAGCCTGAATGGTGGCATCCGAGCCAGGTCGTCGTGGAGGCTCGGGTGCGCACCAGCACCCCGGTACCGCCGCCCGTCGCGGCAACCGCCAAGAAGCCAAAGCCCAGGCCGCAGAACGAGGCGCAGCTGGCGATGACTGGGATCTTACCGCCCGAAGAAGCGGCGCCAGCTCCTGTCGCGCCCGCTGCGGGGCCGAGCGTGGCGGCGGGTCCAGACATGCAGAGCGCGTTTGCACTCTGCGAGATGCTCAAGGCGCGCGCGCCGAGCAGAGCGCAGCGCGAGAAGGTCGTGCGGGCGGTGGAGTTTCTCCGCGAACGCGCGGGCGTAGCGTCGGCTCAGGCCTTCGCCAAAGAAATGAGCGAATTCGACTACCGCATCGACGGCTTGATCTCCGGCCTGCAGGAAGTCCTCAACGTTGAAGGCTACGCCGTGCTTCGATTCGAGCGGAACACTCACCAAGTGCACCTGGATATGGAGAAGTTGGAGCAACAATTCGAGGTCAAACTGTGA
- a CDS encoding VPA1262 family N-terminal domain-containing protein translates to MRGEHVQWLGDVLIAHERTRVVWWEPVTSEDGGSCRAFHVHVRPGTTTDTHVQVRATGLDGVCLCDRLVHWQPRETAPRRIDLEEQLQSVLIRAWSAGELVEEDHSCLLRGASFAIRMVDSSLALRDRLSDAVEGRVKAGIGTAKLLSQVRRVERSAMETTATQGMESESWAGLNNTAHDIFSLLPPRAPEHARFPVGAESRAQAVLHFADMVSKADQAYLVDPWFDIVGAQALLPRIRGGVALTVITNLATADSSAQRSMLRGWLASCRGIGLPENLQVACARSRRPTEQLFHDRFVLLRIAGRWRGFILTNSFSGLATKYSCFVVETPLSTTALLFEELQTLRNADLEEIWPPQRQPRQPANLREFPHCRAVLASLVPLSGLNQARLLRAAEARGFVVLRDGEVKWSMSPAVRERALEILIGAGQRSRRRLPYERGKNRRAVRHRRSCGSPSKKASFSVGRAVLAIGEMRARGLDVEADEVASRIGALQAAGIERELRRSFREDPDPTVLTANTRIERLRVRQSLALSVPEIAAAKIGHSMWQRCVWDAEGQESWGRCFAYAVLAHLAPDRAVKVAEDLLDADFVLSLRGGLHQRVHAWPDGLSAALLAAGSPLVRSLGIGAVLQDQASTDDSNHARFDCEKLLQFGATRAEVALHVAVWGMNAEESALPAAATALIAALQGVDGGGLDNVVEALFEEEIRTQRYLDAIVSASFEAPAHDAIAILTALIGRFARRFHELPKPHFSYSSVMAPLTSAMARAAAWVARGNGSSVADVIRSAARSDTLRSHMSPLTPYRYRQGTNSCDEGLGWVVIWELVAADAYRTFCQDNTPLEPAAENARDYLACTRLPDTSDARSAVLTILNDLEPNKVAP, encoded by the coding sequence ATGCGTGGCGAGCACGTGCAGTGGCTTGGCGACGTATTGATAGCGCACGAACGCACGCGGGTCGTGTGGTGGGAACCTGTCACCTCGGAAGACGGCGGATCTTGTCGGGCATTTCATGTTCACGTGAGGCCTGGAACCACCACCGATACGCACGTGCAAGTCCGCGCCACTGGTCTGGATGGCGTCTGTCTCTGCGACCGCCTGGTTCACTGGCAGCCGCGCGAAACTGCCCCACGGCGCATCGACTTGGAGGAACAGCTGCAGTCAGTGCTCATTCGAGCCTGGTCAGCGGGTGAGCTTGTGGAAGAGGACCACTCATGTCTACTCCGCGGCGCTTCCTTTGCGATCCGAATGGTCGACTCGTCCCTCGCTCTCAGGGATCGGTTGTCAGATGCAGTGGAGGGGCGGGTAAAGGCTGGGATCGGCACCGCCAAACTCCTGTCGCAGGTTCGGCGAGTGGAGCGCTCCGCAATGGAGACAACGGCCACCCAAGGTATGGAAAGCGAATCGTGGGCTGGACTCAACAATACGGCTCACGACATCTTCTCTCTCTTACCCCCGCGAGCGCCTGAGCATGCACGGTTTCCAGTTGGCGCGGAAAGTAGAGCTCAGGCGGTGCTCCACTTCGCGGACATGGTATCCAAGGCGGACCAGGCATACCTTGTCGATCCCTGGTTCGACATAGTCGGTGCGCAGGCGTTGTTGCCACGAATCCGCGGTGGCGTCGCGCTCACGGTGATCACCAATCTCGCGACGGCCGATTCTAGCGCACAAAGGTCGATGCTTCGGGGCTGGTTAGCGTCTTGTCGAGGAATCGGACTACCTGAGAATCTTCAGGTGGCATGCGCTCGGAGTAGGCGCCCTACCGAACAGCTGTTTCACGACCGGTTCGTCCTATTGCGCATTGCCGGTCGCTGGCGTGGGTTCATCCTCACCAATTCGTTTTCAGGGCTCGCGACCAAATACTCATGTTTTGTGGTGGAAACGCCACTCTCGACTACCGCGCTGCTGTTCGAAGAACTCCAGACTTTGCGCAATGCCGACTTGGAGGAGATATGGCCGCCGCAGCGTCAGCCTCGCCAGCCGGCCAACCTTCGAGAGTTCCCGCATTGCAGAGCGGTTTTGGCAAGCCTGGTACCTCTTAGCGGCCTAAACCAGGCACGCTTGCTGCGAGCGGCCGAAGCGCGTGGGTTCGTGGTTTTGCGCGACGGCGAAGTGAAGTGGTCCATGAGCCCTGCAGTGCGCGAGAGGGCCCTGGAGATTTTGATCGGTGCGGGACAACGGTCAAGACGGCGCCTGCCCTACGAGCGAGGAAAGAACCGACGTGCGGTCAGACACCGTCGCTCATGTGGTTCGCCTAGCAAGAAAGCCAGTTTCTCCGTCGGGCGCGCAGTGTTGGCAATTGGGGAGATGCGGGCACGCGGTCTGGATGTTGAGGCGGACGAGGTGGCGAGTCGGATTGGCGCCTTGCAAGCTGCTGGCATTGAGCGTGAACTTCGACGGTCCTTTCGCGAGGACCCCGATCCGACCGTGCTCACGGCGAACACGCGGATTGAGCGCTTGCGAGTCCGCCAGAGCCTTGCGCTCAGCGTTCCGGAAATAGCCGCCGCCAAGATTGGACATTCCATGTGGCAGCGTTGTGTTTGGGATGCAGAGGGCCAGGAGTCTTGGGGCAGGTGTTTTGCGTACGCCGTTCTTGCGCACCTTGCGCCGGATCGAGCTGTGAAAGTTGCAGAGGACCTCCTCGACGCGGACTTCGTGCTTTCGCTTAGGGGTGGACTGCACCAGCGCGTGCATGCGTGGCCAGATGGCTTGAGCGCCGCGCTGCTGGCAGCGGGGTCCCCACTCGTACGTTCTTTGGGAATCGGCGCAGTTCTCCAGGACCAGGCCTCAACGGACGACTCCAACCACGCGCGGTTCGACTGTGAAAAGCTACTCCAGTTCGGAGCCACACGCGCCGAGGTTGCGCTTCACGTGGCGGTTTGGGGAATGAACGCGGAGGAGTCTGCCCTCCCTGCTGCGGCGACGGCGCTGATCGCCGCGTTGCAGGGCGTCGACGGGGGCGGACTGGACAACGTCGTGGAGGCGCTGTTCGAGGAAGAAATCCGAACGCAGCGATATCTTGACGCGATCGTATCTGCGAGTTTCGAAGCTCCGGCTCACGACGCCATCGCCATTCTAACGGCACTGATCGGTCGGTTCGCGCGCCGTTTCCATGAATTGCCGAAGCCGCATTTCTCATACTCGTCGGTCATGGCGCCCCTGACAAGCGCGATGGCTCGGGCCGCAGCATGGGTGGCAAGAGGCAACGGCTCGAGCGTCGCCGACGTCATTCGGTCCGCCGCGAGGTCTGATACTCTACGCTCGCACATGAGTCCGCTGACGCCCTACCGCTATCGCCAAGGCACAAACTCATGCGACGAGGGACTTGGATGGGTGGTGATCTGGGAGTTGGTTGCCGCAGACGCGTATCGCACGTTCTGTCAGGACAACACCCCTTTGGAACCGGCAGCCGAGAACGCACGCGACTACCTGGCATGCACGCGTCTTCCGGACACAAGTGACGCGAGGAGCGCGGTCTTGACCATCCTGAACGACCTCGAACCCAACAAAGTGGCTCCATGA
- the pglX gene encoding BREX-2 system adenine-specific DNA-methyltransferase PglX, producing MASRKKKSSAELVSQADPQATLDSARFLKEAQGVLALLIKDLLARADASPAVTRALKARHAAEKQGERTADSFAVWRRNFIDQVAAAWLLSCVFVRTLEDRGLLQHPRLAGPGAIDSQTLFFQLAPSLTERDYLLTVFRELSRLSAARDLFDARHNPVWLLAPSADAAKALLNLFRLPQVEAPAFRFGQADTRFLGDLYQDLSENVRKRYALLQTPRFVESFILDRTLEPAIERFGLGDTTLIDPTCGSGHFLLGAFERLFDHRLRGEPGLGVREAARLALDAVHGADINPYAVAIARFRLTLAYLEKAGFTQLADAPELPLHLVVADSLLHNPQLKGIATEGAQQSFGEVKGGQSRAIWQGQEFALEDEAAAREVLYKEYTAVVGNPPYITVKDKALRERYRKDYVSAAGKYSLAAPFAERFFQLGKPRAFVGMITANSFMKREFGKRLIEEYLPAVDLNLIINTSGAYIPGHGTPTVLLFGTHDEPQGSEVHSVLASRGEPSTPGDPEQGLVWRSIADHWSEVGFENDYITVAKVERSSLAQHPWSLGGGGATELKELLESRAEKRLGDLTTAIGFDAIMGEDDVFAGPPGWLRRLGATDSTVRGFGVGENVRDWSLDCPESVLFPYDEELVPRLPVESSLLRHHFWKYRTVLINRQQFGKNTLQAGLAWFEYRSFYKSKRSTPFSIAFAFVATHNHFVLDRGGKVFNRSAPIIKLPESATEDDHYALLAYLNSSTACFWMKQMFMNKGATSDRGVLQADEDKFRFEFDGTKLKALPLPPGLEASTLRELARECTNIATSISICAFTEPLSDESTSGKDIVSQWERASAEHDRRSRRLVGLQEEIDWHVYRLFGLTNDPDVCAASCDSAKLEMAADSRAFCSPDTTDRLVAARRSAIATSPQLSLVENAVFKRRWYRSQGKFNAEAVTDDTLQRQAFEAHVLTCAEGLLGSFETRTRSEIVNALAAELDRLEPVRAHFWAETPVVHRLATNLVADAAVPFLGAWVHTQTGIAKHAEWQHTWSLQRREDAGENVGEVPVPPKYAQKDYRDANYWRLRGKLDVPKERFISYPGCESDEDGEPVYGWAGWDHEQRARALGTLYQNRKTQESWEKDRLTPMLAGLLELLPWLHQWHADPNDDYAGQSPAQYFEAFLNAECQSLSLTHDDLRNWRPPEKKKAVNKRRFGRNVDPI from the coding sequence ATGGCAAGTCGCAAAAAAAAATCCAGCGCCGAGCTCGTCTCCCAAGCCGATCCTCAGGCCACCTTGGACAGCGCGCGCTTTCTGAAAGAAGCGCAGGGCGTGCTGGCGCTGCTGATCAAGGACTTGCTCGCCCGCGCGGATGCATCGCCCGCGGTCACTCGTGCGCTCAAGGCGCGCCACGCCGCCGAGAAGCAAGGCGAGCGCACCGCGGACAGCTTCGCGGTTTGGCGCCGTAACTTCATCGACCAGGTGGCGGCGGCCTGGCTGCTGTCATGTGTGTTCGTGCGCACGCTCGAAGACCGCGGCCTGTTGCAGCATCCGCGCTTGGCAGGACCGGGTGCGATCGATAGCCAGACACTGTTCTTTCAGCTGGCGCCCTCGCTCACCGAGCGCGACTACTTGCTCACCGTTTTTCGCGAGTTGTCGCGCCTCTCCGCAGCGCGAGATTTGTTCGATGCGCGCCACAATCCGGTGTGGCTGCTGGCGCCATCGGCGGATGCGGCCAAGGCGCTGCTGAATCTGTTCCGTTTGCCGCAAGTGGAGGCGCCGGCGTTCCGTTTCGGCCAAGCCGACACGCGCTTCCTCGGCGACCTGTACCAAGACCTGAGCGAAAACGTGCGCAAGCGCTACGCGCTCTTGCAAACGCCGCGCTTCGTCGAAAGCTTCATCTTGGATCGCACCCTCGAGCCCGCCATCGAGCGCTTCGGCCTGGGCGACACCACGCTCATCGACCCCACCTGCGGCAGCGGTCACTTCTTGCTCGGCGCCTTCGAGCGCTTGTTCGACCACCGCTTGCGCGGCGAGCCCGGCCTCGGTGTGCGCGAAGCCGCGCGCCTCGCGCTAGACGCCGTGCACGGCGCCGATATCAATCCCTACGCCGTCGCCATTGCCCGCTTCCGCCTCACCCTCGCGTACCTCGAAAAAGCAGGCTTCACCCAGCTCGCTGACGCGCCGGAACTGCCCCTGCACTTGGTCGTTGCAGATTCCCTCCTGCACAACCCCCAACTCAAAGGCATCGCCACCGAAGGCGCGCAGCAGAGTTTCGGCGAAGTCAAAGGTGGTCAGTCCCGCGCCATCTGGCAGGGGCAGGAGTTCGCGCTGGAGGACGAAGCCGCTGCGCGCGAAGTGCTCTACAAAGAGTACACCGCAGTGGTCGGCAATCCGCCGTACATCACGGTGAAGGACAAGGCGCTGCGGGAGCGGTATCGGAAGGACTACGTGTCCGCTGCTGGCAAGTACTCGCTGGCTGCGCCCTTCGCAGAGCGATTCTTCCAGCTCGGCAAGCCGCGCGCATTCGTCGGTATGATCACCGCGAACTCCTTCATGAAGCGCGAATTCGGCAAGCGCCTGATCGAGGAGTACCTGCCGGCCGTGGACCTCAACCTCATCATCAACACGTCCGGCGCCTACATTCCCGGTCACGGCACGCCGACGGTGCTTCTCTTTGGCACTCACGACGAGCCGCAAGGCTCAGAAGTGCATTCGGTTCTGGCAAGCCGGGGTGAACCGTCTACACCAGGAGACCCCGAGCAAGGACTCGTATGGCGCAGCATCGCGGACCATTGGAGCGAGGTGGGATTCGAGAACGACTACATCACGGTCGCGAAGGTCGAACGCAGCAGCTTGGCGCAGCACCCCTGGAGCCTTGGTGGCGGTGGTGCGACGGAGCTGAAGGAGTTGCTGGAGAGTCGCGCGGAGAAGCGGTTGGGGGATCTGACAACGGCAATCGGGTTCGACGCGATCATGGGCGAAGACGATGTCTTCGCCGGTCCGCCCGGGTGGTTGCGGCGACTGGGAGCGACCGACTCAACCGTTCGCGGATTCGGTGTCGGGGAGAATGTCCGTGATTGGAGTTTGGACTGCCCGGAATCCGTGCTCTTTCCGTACGACGAAGAACTAGTGCCGCGCCTCCCGGTCGAATCGAGCTTGCTACGCCACCATTTCTGGAAGTACCGCACTGTCCTCATCAATCGACAGCAGTTTGGAAAGAACACCCTGCAGGCAGGCTTGGCTTGGTTCGAATACAGGAGCTTCTACAAGTCGAAACGCAGCACGCCTTTCTCTATAGCCTTCGCCTTCGTCGCCACCCACAACCACTTCGTTCTCGACCGCGGCGGCAAGGTGTTCAACCGCTCCGCCCCCATCATCAAACTCCCCGAATCCGCCACCGAAGACGACCACTACGCCCTCCTAGCCTACCTAAACAGCTCCACCGCCTGCTTCTGGATGAAGCAAATGTTCATGAACAAGGGCGCTACTAGTGACCGTGGCGTACTGCAGGCGGACGAAGACAAGTTCCGTTTTGAGTTCGATGGTACGAAGCTCAAGGCACTACCGTTGCCGCCGGGCCTCGAGGCTTCAACACTGCGCGAACTGGCCCGAGAGTGCACGAACATAGCGACAAGCATTTCCATTTGCGCCTTTACCGAGCCGTTGAGCGATGAGTCCACGAGTGGAAAGGACATTGTGTCGCAGTGGGAGCGCGCTTCGGCGGAACATGATCGTCGAAGCCGGCGGCTCGTTGGACTGCAAGAGGAAATCGACTGGCACGTTTATCGATTGTTTGGTCTGACCAACGATCCGGACGTGTGCGCCGCGAGCTGTGACTCTGCGAAACTTGAGATGGCTGCTGATTCGCGTGCCTTTTGCTCGCCAGACACGACGGATCGCCTCGTGGCTGCGAGGCGATCAGCTATCGCCACTTCACCTCAACTGTCGCTCGTAGAAAACGCTGTCTTCAAGCGGCGGTGGTACCGCTCTCAGGGCAAATTCAATGCAGAAGCAGTCACAGACGACACTCTTCAGCGCCAAGCGTTCGAGGCGCACGTCCTGACTTGCGCGGAAGGGCTGCTGGGATCCTTCGAAACCAGGACACGATCAGAGATTGTCAATGCGCTCGCGGCGGAGCTTGACCGTCTGGAACCGGTTCGCGCGCACTTCTGGGCAGAAACGCCAGTGGTGCACCGCCTCGCCACGAACCTGGTGGCGGATGCAGCAGTGCCGTTTCTGGGTGCCTGGGTGCACACGCAGACCGGCATCGCCAAGCACGCCGAATGGCAACACACCTGGTCCCTCCAACGCCGCGAAGACGCCGGCGAAAACGTCGGCGAAGTCCCCGTGCCGCCGAAGTACGCTCAAAAGGACTACCGCGACGCCAACTACTGGCGCCTGCGGGGCAAGCTCGACGTGCCCAAAGAGCGCTTCATCTCCTATCCCGGTTGCGAATCCGACGAAGACGGCGAGCCCGTCTACGGTTGGGCTGGCTGGGATCACGAACAACGCGCCCGCGCCCTCGGCACCCTGTACCAAAACCGCAAAACCCAAGAGAGCTGGGAAAAAGACCGCCTCACCCCCATGCTCGCAGGCCTCCTCGAACTCCTCCCCTGGCTCCACCAATGGCACGCCGACCCGAACGACGACTACGCCGGCCAGTCCCCCGCCCAATACTTCGAAGCCTTCCTCAACGCCGAATGCCAATCCCTAAGCCTCACCCACGACGACCTCCGCAACTGGCGCCCGCCTGAGAAGAAGAAGGCCGTCAACAAGAGAAGGTTCGGCCGGAATGTCGATCCGATCTGA